From Geotalea uraniireducens Rf4:
GACCGTACTGAAGTTGGTGAGCATGCCACCCAGCCAACGATCGTTCACATAGAACATGCCGCAACGCTGTGCCTCTTCGGAAACCGAATCCTGTGCCTGCTTCTTGGTTCCGACAAACAGCATGGTCTCGCCGGACTGGGCAGCATCAACGACGAAATTATAGGCGCCCTTGAAGAGCCTGACCGTTTTCTGCAGGTCGATAATGTAAATCCCGTTCCGCGCTCCAAAGATATACGGCTTCATCTTCGGGTTCCATCTCTTGGTTTGGTGACCGAAATGGACACCGGCTTCCAGCAGTTCCTTCATGGTGATGTTCGACATAGTACTCTCCTTTGGTTTTTCCTCCGCTTCCCCGACTTCCCCGGAATCCGCACTACGGACACCACCGGTGAGAAAAGAAGCGTGTGAATTTTAAACAGCGAATTTATATAACACAACAACTACCGATTGGCAAGGCAATTTTACCCTCAGCCGACCGTCTCACCTTCACTGCCCTTTACTTAGCCGCTCATCTCATGTATCATGCCCCCAGGCCATGAAGAAAACCCTCTATCTCTATATTTTCAAGGAAATACCGCCGCCATTCTTGCTGGGAGTGGCTACCTTCACCTTTGTCCTGCTCATGGGACGGCTCCTGAGACTGGCCGAAATGGTCGTGACAAAGGGGGTGCCCCTTGCCGATGTCCTGCGCATGGTTTTCTACCTGCTCCCCTCGTTTCTTCTCGTCACCATACCCATGGCGTTTCTCCTGGCAATTCTTCTCGCCTTCGGCAGGCTTTCAGGCGACAGCGAGATCACCGCGATGAAAGCCAGCGGCGTAAGCCTTTACGGACTGCTCCCGCCAGTTTTCTGTTTTGCGCTCATTGCCTACCTGGCCGGCGCATTTATTACCGTTTACGCCGTTCCATGGGGAAACACCTCTTTCAAAAAACTGCTGGTCGAAGTGGTGGAAGCCCGCGCCTCTCTCGGGATAAAGGAAAAGATATTCAACGACGACTTCCCCGGCTTGGTCATTTACACAGACCGCTACAATCAGCAGAAGCAGACCATGTCCGGCATCCTTATCCAGGATGAACGGGATCCGCTCGAGCCGTCAACCATCTATGCCCGGAGCGGCGTAATCAACTCCGACCCCGCAACAAAGTCGATCAGACTGCGCCTCGATAACGGCAGCATCCATCGCACCCAAGGTAAGACGGGCTACCGTCTGGTCGAGTTCCGCAACTACGACCTGAACATAAACCTTAACCAGGCGGCCCAGACAGTAAACAAGAACGAATTGGACATGTCGCTTGCGGAACTCCGCGCCAACCTCGCTTCGGGCCGCTTCGACGCCAAAATGATGCGCGATATGCGCTTGGAATATCACCGTCGCTTCTCGCTCCCCTTTGCCTGCCTCATTTTTGCCCTCGT
This genomic window contains:
- the lptF gene encoding LPS export ABC transporter permease LptF, whose translation is MKKTLYLYIFKEIPPPFLLGVATFTFVLLMGRLLRLAEMVVTKGVPLADVLRMVFYLLPSFLLVTIPMAFLLAILLAFGRLSGDSEITAMKASGVSLYGLLPPVFCFALIAYLAGAFITVYAVPWGNTSFKKLLVEVVEARASLGIKEKIFNDDFPGLVIYTDRYNQQKQTMSGILIQDERDPLEPSTIYARSGVINSDPATKSIRLRLDNGSIHRTQGKTGYRLVEFRNYDLNINLNQAAQTVNKNELDMSLAELRANLASGRFDAKMMRDMRLEYHRRFSLPFACLIFALVGMPLGIQNQRSGKAAGFTMSIGLLLAYYIVLSAGKALGERELLSPLLAVWAPNLLFVSLGIYLFKTTAAEERIPLYAFLTGIAGWLRSRLTKRGER